In one window of Hevea brasiliensis isolate MT/VB/25A 57/8 chromosome 10, ASM3005281v1, whole genome shotgun sequence DNA:
- the LOC131169386 gene encoding uncharacterized protein LOC131169386 codes for MRAGKKPDLTDFIKGTFSLYDTVVYLLIDTDSTHSYICIVPPVDRGIQTDGLEEDILVTNPLGHSVMVMKVYKGCPLIIQGYEFLVDLIELPFHEFDMILGMSWLSRHQVMVDCQLKRITLKIADGDEITVVGEGILPYH; via the coding sequence ATGAGGGCTGGAAAAAAGCCAGATCTAACAGATTTTATCAaaggtacattttctctttatgataCCGTTGTATATTTATTGATAGACACTGATTCTACTCAttcctatatatgcattgtaccccCTGTTGATAGAGGGATACAGACAGATGGGTTAGAAGAGGACATACTTgtcactaaccctttaggccatagtgtgatgGTGATgaaggtctataagggttgtccCTTAATAATACAAGGATATGAGTTTTTGGTTGACTTGATTGAACTACCATTTCACGAGTTTGATATGATATTAGGTATGAGTTGGTTATCACGTCACCAGGTGATGGTAGATTGTCAGCTGAAAAGGATCACATTAAAGATAGCGGATGGAGATgagataacagttgtgggtgaaggtaTTCTCCCTTATCACTGA